A single genomic interval of Trachemys scripta elegans isolate TJP31775 chromosome 3, CAS_Tse_1.0, whole genome shotgun sequence harbors:
- the LOC117875252 gene encoding protein CLN8-like, giving the protein MNLANDSAKFSAIYDWDYVVWEVRLTLLAAGFFSYLGVFLLAHWLASWISASYRTLSAKQKIFWNMNITRGLFAVQSCGAGLWALLIDPVFQADQVYAQQKWSWFHCLIAAGYFLLENVVIHVSNIVFRIFDVFEVVHHLFAFGGLLGLIINIKSGHYLPLMGLLLEMNNPSYCISFMLARIGCANTLFEKATQWVNIHMLHCRMVLIYHMWWVCVSHWNDVVENLGLPYFIVFFMGLSTLTLILNPYWIFKSTQRLFGPVDRKFPNTTVKNASCENLNSETFQKKRI; this is encoded by the exons ATGAATCTTGCAAATGACAGTGCAAAGTTCAGTGCCATTTATGACTGGGACTATGTTGTGTGGGAAGTTCGTTTGACATTACTAGCAGCTGGTTTTTTCAGCTACCTGGGAGTATTTCTTCTCGCTCACTGGCTGGCCTCATGGATCAGTGCCAGTTATCGCACTTTGTCAGCAAAGCAGAAGATCTTCTGGAATATGAATATCACACGTGGCCTGTTTGCAGTTCAGAGTTGTGGAGCTGGGTTGTGGGCCTTGCTTATAGATCCAGTTTTTCAAGCTGACCAAGTGTATGCACAGCAAAAGTGGAGCTGGTTTCATTGCTTAATAGCCGCTGGCTACTTCTTGCTTGAAAATGTAGTTATTCATGTGTCTAACATTGTTTTCAGGATATTTGATGTGTTCGAGGTAGTTCATCATTTATTTGCCTTTGGTGGGCTTCTTGGTCTGATAATTAACATAAAATCTGGACACTATCTACCCCTGATGGGACTGCTACTTGAGATGAACAATCCTTCATACTGCATATCCTTTATGCTTGCAAGG ATTGGCTGTGCTAATACCCTTTTTGAGAAGGCAACCCAATGGGTAAATATCCATATGCTTCACTGCCGCATGGTCCTTATTTATCATATGTGGTGGGTATGTGTTTCCCATTGGAATGATGTGGTGGAAAATCTGGGACTtccatattttattgtttttttcatGGGGTTAAGTACACTTACATTAATACTTAATCCATACTGGATATTCAAATCGACTCAGCGGCTCTTTGGTCCAGTTGACAGGAAATTTCCAAATACAACAGTGAAAAATGCatcctgtgaaaatttaaatagtgAAACATTCCAAAAGAAGAGGATATAG